A portion of the Gossypium arboreum isolate Shixiya-1 chromosome 8, ASM2569848v2, whole genome shotgun sequence genome contains these proteins:
- the LOC108469995 gene encoding polygalacturonate 4-alpha-galacturonosyltransferase-like: MALKRGLSSVGVHRNRSSGSRFPIVILVLFSVLAPLVFFVGRGLYISDQNNVQSGYTKQNVDWRERLALQSIKNLFTKEVIDVVTTSTADLGPLSLDSFRKGNLSASWKVVETSVEDDATSQSNLKAAELKQEMSKDGKLLDDDRSPDAPAKTLRRQLRDNRRAKRAAELVQQDDEATLKLENAAIERSRAVDSAVLGRYNIWRREIENENSDSTVRLMRDQIIMAQVYIGIAKMKNKLGLQQELKIRVKESQRAVGESTVDADLPHSAPEKIKTMGKVLSIAREQLYDCKLVTGKLRAMLQRSDEQVRSLKKQSTFLSQLAAKTIPNAIHCLSMRLTIEYYLLPLEKRKFPRSENLENPNLYHYALFSDNVLAASVVVNSTIMNAKDPSKHVFHLVTDKLNFGAMNMWFLLNPPGKATIHVENVDKFKWLNSSYCPVLRQLETAAMKEYYFKADNPTKSASSNLKYRNPKYLSMLNHLRFYLPQVYPKLDKILFLDDDIVVQNDLTRLWSVDLHGKVNGAVETCGESFHRFDKYLNFSNPHISRNFDPNACGWAYGMNMFDLKEWKNRDITGIYHKWQNMNEDRALWKLGTLPPGLITFYGLTHPLEKSWHVLGLGYNPSVDKKEIEHAAVIHYNGNMKPWLELAMTKYRSYWTKYIKYDHPYLRSCNLSE; this comes from the exons ATGGCGTTGAAGCGGGGGCTATCCAGTGTTGGCGTCCACAGGAACAGAAGTTCTGGATCTCGGTTCCCTATCGTGATTCTCGTTCTCTTCTCAGTTCTTGCTCCGCTTGTTTTCTTTGTCGGTCGTGGACTTTATATATCTG ATCAAAATAATGTTCAAAGTGGTTATACCAAGCAG AATGTTGATTGGAGGGAAAGGCTGGCGTTGCAATCTATCAAAAACCTTTTCACTAAAGAG GTTATTGATGTTGTAACTACAAGCACAGCTGATCTGGGGCCGCTAAGTCTAGATTCTTTCAGAAAAGGCAACTTGTCTGCATCATGGAAAGTTGTGGAGACATCAGTTGAAGATGATGCTACTTCTCAG TCAAACCTAAAGGCTGCAGAATTGAAACAAGAAATGTCCAAAGATGGAAAGCTTCTAGACG ATGATCGATCACCTGATGCTCCTGCTAAAACACTTCGAAGG CAACTTAGAGATAATAGACGTGCAAAGCGGGCTGCTGAATTGGTGCAACAAGATGATGAAGCTACTTTGAAACTTGAAAATGCTGCCATTGAACGATCGAGAGCTGTGGACTCTGCTGTTTTGGGCAGATACAATATATGGAGGAGAGAAATTGAGAATGAGAACTCAGATTCCACAGTGCGCTTGATGAGGGATCAAATTATAATGGCACAGGTTTATATAGGCATAGCAAAAATGAAAAATAAGCTTGGTTTGCAACAAGAACTGAAGATCAGGGTCAAAGAGAGTCAGCGTGCTGTAGGCGAGTCAACAGTTGATGCTGATCTACCTCACAG TGCACCTGAGAAAATTAAAACAATGGGCAAGGTTCTATCAATAGCAAGAGAGCAATTGTATGATTGCAAGTTGGTTACTGGAAAGCTCAGAGCAATGCTTCAGAGATCAGACGAACAAGTTAGGAGCTTGAAAAAACAGAGCACGTTCTTGAGTCAATTGGCTGCCAAAACAATTCCCAATGCGATCCATTGCTTGTCTATGCGTTTGACCATAGAATACTATCTCCTTCCCTTGGAGAAGAGAAAGTTCCCTAGAAGTGAGAACTTGGAAAATCCAAACCTCTACCATTATGCTCTCTTCTCTGATAATGTCTTGGCTGCATCAGTTGTTGTCAACTCAACTATCATGAATGCCAAG GATCCTTCAAAACATGTTTTCCATCTTGTTACCGATAAACTTAATTTTGGAGCAATGAACATGTGGTTTCTGTTAAATCCCCCTGGAAAGGCCACCATTCATGTTGAAAATGTTGATAAATTCAAGTGGCTTAATTCATCCTATTGCCCTGTTTTACGGCAGCTTGAGACTGCTGCAATGAAGGAGTATTACTTCAAGGCAGATAATCCAACCAAGTCTGCATCTTCAAACTTGAAGTATCGAAACCCAAAGTATCTATCAATGCTGAACCACTTGCGGTTCTATCTGCCACAAGTATACCCCAAGTTAGATAAGATCCTCTTTCTTGACGATGACATTGTTGTCCAGAATGACTTGACCAGATTATGGTCTGTGGATCTACATGGGAAGGTAAATGGTGCGGTAGAAACTTGTGGTGAAAGCTTTCACCGCTTTGATAAGTATCTAAACTTCTCAAATCCTCATATTTCACGAAACTTTGATCCTAATGCTTGCGGGTGGGCATATGGAATGAATATGTTTGATCTCAAGGAGTGGAAAAATAGGGATATCACTGGCATATACCACAAGTGGCAAAATATG AATGAAGATAGAGCATTGTGGAAGCTTGGGACACTCCCTCCTGGGTTGATTACATTTTACGGTCTCACACATCCGCTTGAGAAATCATGGCATGTACTTGGTCTTGGCTACAATCCAAGTGTAGACAAAAAAGAAATTGAACATGCCGCAGTTATCCACTACAATGGCAACATGAAACCCTGGCTCGAGCTGGCGATGACCAAATATCGATCATACTGGACCAAATACATCAAGTATGATCATCCCTACCTTCGCAGCTGCAATCTTAGTGAGTAA